The Vitis vinifera cultivar Pinot Noir 40024 chromosome 12, ASM3070453v1 genome has a segment encoding these proteins:
- the LOC100248923 gene encoding major strawberry allergen Fra a 1-E codes for MRSMKGEVVLNIPAEKAWEMYRDNEIISKINPEMLAAAQYIQGDGSPGSLRLFKLGPAVRGYVNESTEKIEKVEKGRSVSYSVIRGCLKNMYDPYRVTFSFTPMKGEEKDKCIAEWKAEFEMLTPETPMPEKARDAALGFLKSFEKFEPSC; via the exons ATGAGGAGCATGAAAGGAGAAGTTGTTCTCAACATCCCTGCAGAGAAGGCATGGGAAATGTACAGAGATAATGAGATTATCAGCAAAATAAATCCAGAAATGCTTGCTGCTGCTCAATACATCCAGGGAGACGGCAGCCCTGGAAGTCTCAGGCTGTTCAAGCTTGGCCCTG CTGTGCGCGGTTATGTGAACGAATCAACTGAGAAGATAGAGAAGGTCGAGAAGGGCCGTTCTGTGTCATACAGTGTCATCAGAGGTTGCCTGAAGAACATGTATGATCCATATAGGGTAACCTTCTCATTCACTCCAATGAAAGGTGAAGAAAAAGATAAGTGTATAGCTGAATGGAAGGCAGAATTTGAGATGCTGACTCCAGAAACGCCTATGCCAGAAAAAGCTAGGGATGCAGCACTTGGATTCCTCAAGTCATTTGAAAAGTTTGAGCCAAGTTGCTAA